The genomic window GGGCAGATCAACAAAAATATCAAAAGTAGATATAAGAACGATTGGCCTTTTATCTTTTCTCTTAATCTCTACCAGTTTTTTTACGTCGGTTACACCGACTCTGGTGAGGTTAATCGGTACTTTTGGTTTATTTGCCTGAACATCTGGTAAGTCTAATACTGGGAGTTTCATGTAAATGACCTCAAAACGGGTTATGTAAAATGAATCGGTGGGGTAATTTAAAACTATAATTGAAACTTATTCATAGCATGTAAATGTTTTGTTGACGAATTTATTGTATGTGTTTACTACTGTGCATTAACCCTTTTGGTTGATTTTCGGCCAAATCATTATCAAAAGGCAACATTAAAAGTTAATTATATATATAACAACATTACAATTAATCAATAACCGGTAACGGTGGACAAGGTGATCAAATGTCTAAGTCAGAACCGAGAAATTTTGTATTAAGGGATGAGAAAGGAAACGAACATGGGGTATTTACAGGAAAGCAACCAAGGCAGGCAGCTCTTAAAGTTGCAAACCGTGGTAAAGGCACCAAGAAAAACCCTGATAAAATCATGCTCCGTGAAAGGGGAACCAAGAAAGTACATATTTTCTATGGTTGGAAACAGGAAGTTGATGCTCCCAAGAACAAACCAGACTGGATGCCTGACAAAATCAACAAACCTTTTGTAAGAAAAGAAAAACCAGGCATAATCAAACTTGAGCAAGTCTGATTATTTCTATTCCTTTTTTATTATACTCATATAGGGGTAATCCCCTTATTTATCTATTTTTTCTTTACAAAAGGTTTAAAACATTGTTTTCCTATGTAGCCTTTATGTCAGAAGGCCACTATAAGAAGGAAAATATATTGATAGAAGCCCTTCCCTACATTCGTGATTTTTATGATTCTTTTATGGTTATAAAGGTTGGAGGGCACGCAATGGTAGATCCCGAAATAATGAGTGCAATTGTTGAGGACATTGTGCTACTCAGATTCGTGGGCATACATCCGGTTATCGTACATGGCGGCGGACCTGAAATTACTGAAAAAATGGAGCAGATGGGCAAGAAACCCGAATTTGTAGGCGGCTTGCGTATTACAGATGACGAGACTGTGGAAATTGCCCGTATGGTCCTTGTAGGCAGCATCAATACGAAAATTGTGTCCCTGATTGGTCAGCACGGTGCAAAAGGTGTGGGTCTTTCCGGTAAAGACGGGAAGATGATAATGGCACGCAAAAAACCTGCCCAGAAGATTATGATAGAGGATATTGAACATAGTGTGGACCTGGGGTGGGTTGGAGAGACCGAGATAATCAATCCGGAATTGATCCATATAGTTACAGAACAGGGCTATATACCTGTGATTTCCCCGATTGCTGTGGATAATGAGGGCAATGCCCTAAATATCAATGCAGATACGGTTGCCGGAGATATTGCCAAATCCCTGCAGGCCAAGAAACTCATTCTAATGACTGATGTGGCAGGACTTATGAGGGACCCTTCAGACACTACCACAAGGATTTCACGGGTACTGGCACCCCAGGTAGAGGATCTGATTGATGAGGGAATTATTGGTGGGGGTATGATCCCCAAAATGCGCAGTGCATCCACAAGTGTGGAAAACGGTGTAGAAAGGGTTCATATAATAAATGGAAGTGTGCCCCATTCCATCCTTCTGGAACTGTTTACAGATGGCGGGATAGGCACTATGGTATTCTAAGTTTTCAGGATTTGATGGGACAACCAAAGGTTAACCCGTCAAGTTCCAGTATCTTTTCCCATTCTTCCTTGCAATCACAGTTGAGATTTTCCAATATTGCGATATCCTGCGTAAGGGAATAATCCCTGATTGCATCGGCAACCATGTGGCTGCATTCCCTGCAGTTATGAGGTCCACGCTTTGAACCGGCTCCGACGGGATCGGAGGTGATCACAAGATCGGGGTGCTTCTTTTTGGACTCGGTGAGTATTCTGACAATACTCCATAGCCAGGGTGGTCTGTATTGGTTTCTTTCCCAGAGGCGTTCCACAAAAGTTCCTCTCTGGACATTGCACAGGTTTATGGATACCGTGTCAACCAGATCGGCAATATCATCTACCGTATCTATAATGTCATCCATTCCTTCGGTTTCTGACAAAAATGGTGGTTTGAGAAGCAGGTATGCCTTAACAGTAACATCATTCTCATGAGCAAGTTGTGCCGCACGGGAAAAACCTGCATAGGTAAATCCCTTGTTTATCGAACGTTTGCGTATCACATCATTGCTTGTCTCAAGACCAATAGCGACTTCAAAACCGGTGTCTTGGAGCACTTCTGTGCAGGAAGTAAGGGTATCTTCTGTTACAAATTCAGGCCGGGTTTCTACAATTACTTTCTTGATCCTTTTGTCTGCTTCCAGTTTATTCAGTAGGTTTTTTCTGACTTGTGCATCAATTTCCTTTTCATCCAGGAAACTGCCGGA from Methanohalophilus halophilus includes these protein-coding regions:
- the argB gene encoding acetylglutamate kinase, translated to MSEGHYKKENILIEALPYIRDFYDSFMVIKVGGHAMVDPEIMSAIVEDIVLLRFVGIHPVIVHGGGPEITEKMEQMGKKPEFVGGLRITDDETVEIARMVLVGSINTKIVSLIGQHGAKGVGLSGKDGKMIMARKKPAQKIMIEDIEHSVDLGWVGETEIINPELIHIVTEQGYIPVISPIAVDNEGNALNINADTVAGDIAKSLQAKKLILMTDVAGLMRDPSDTTTRISRVLAPQVEDLIDEGIIGGGMIPKMRSASTSVENGVERVHIINGSVPHSILLELFTDGGIGTMVF
- a CDS encoding archaeosine biosynthesis radical SAM protein RaSEA; this encodes MNLNDRILEIRQQQRIKKAPNNEPAAVWTGRDLLQGEVTDTLTLIFKTSGCWWGIKGGCTMCGFVYDRASTPPSAEELLQQYEKALGRSSGLQEFIVKIFTSGSFLDEKEIDAQVRKNLLNKLEADKRIKKVIVETRPEFVTEDTLTSCTEVLQDTGFEVAIGLETSNDVIRKRSINKGFTYAGFSRAAQLAHENDVTVKAYLLLKPPFLSETEGMDDIIDTVDDIADLVDTVSINLCNVQRGTFVERLWERNQYRPPWLWSIVRILTESKKKHPDLVITSDPVGAGSKRGPHNCRECSHMVADAIRDYSLTQDIAILENLNCDCKEEWEKILELDGLTFGCPIKS
- a CDS encoding non-histone chromosomal MC1 family protein, which codes for MSKSEPRNFVLRDEKGNEHGVFTGKQPRQAALKVANRGKGTKKNPDKIMLRERGTKKVHIFYGWKQEVDAPKNKPDWMPDKINKPFVRKEKPGIIKLEQV